A window of Paenibacillus sp. 19GGS1-52 contains these coding sequences:
- the allB gene encoding allantoinase AllB, whose amino-acid sequence MSYKLIIKNASIPQGDRQVLTDILVDKGIIVGFAKDIDAGNAEVIDAKGMLVLPGVIDSHTHFNDPGFTHREDFVTGTSSAAAGGVTLIIDMPCCSVPSVRSVDNLHNKLNALEGKGVIDYAMWGGVTGEDVRNDVLNIVKEQAAEGVVAFKVYMTPSVPTYPRVTDPEMLEAFYAVAETGMPIGIHAENFAICDFYTNKLKKEGRMDYPAWAEARKILAEKAAIQLGISFSEESGARLHIVHMSTAAGNELIKAAKIKGLKVTAETCPHYLTLNAVDSMTEFEAFAKIAPPLRRTEDNEALWQGLVDGTVDFMATDHAPYEIATEKDAPGMDVWTSFPGIPGVETLVPIMISEGFNKGRLSLSRLVEVLCTNPAVHYGLYPKKGAIEIGADADFTIVDLEKEWTLDKDKMHCKPKYTPFHGMKLKGKVDKTIVRGTLVYDDELGVVGKPGYGEFVKRQTISELPRLLKY is encoded by the coding sequence ATGAGTTATAAATTGATAATTAAGAATGCAAGTATTCCCCAAGGTGACAGACAGGTATTGACTGATATTCTGGTGGATAAAGGGATTATCGTTGGGTTTGCCAAAGATATTGACGCTGGGAATGCAGAGGTTATTGACGCTAAAGGAATGCTGGTGCTGCCGGGTGTTATTGACTCACATACACATTTTAATGACCCTGGATTTACTCATCGCGAAGACTTCGTTACTGGAACAAGCAGCGCAGCGGCGGGAGGAGTTACACTCATTATCGACATGCCTTGCTGTAGCGTGCCTTCGGTCCGTTCGGTAGATAATTTGCACAATAAGCTTAACGCCTTGGAAGGTAAGGGAGTTATCGACTATGCGATGTGGGGAGGAGTTACCGGCGAAGATGTGCGGAACGATGTTTTGAACATCGTTAAAGAGCAGGCGGCAGAGGGTGTCGTAGCCTTTAAGGTGTATATGACCCCGTCTGTTCCCACCTATCCGCGTGTAACTGACCCGGAAATGCTGGAAGCCTTCTATGCTGTGGCTGAAACAGGAATGCCGATCGGTATTCATGCCGAGAATTTTGCGATTTGTGATTTCTACACGAACAAGTTGAAAAAAGAAGGACGCATGGATTATCCCGCATGGGCGGAAGCACGTAAGATTTTGGCGGAAAAAGCTGCAATTCAGCTTGGTATAAGCTTCTCTGAGGAGTCAGGAGCCCGTCTGCATATTGTGCACATGAGTACTGCTGCAGGTAATGAACTGATTAAGGCAGCAAAGATTAAAGGGCTTAAAGTGACAGCGGAAACTTGCCCGCATTACTTGACGCTGAACGCTGTTGACTCGATGACTGAGTTCGAGGCATTTGCGAAGATTGCTCCTCCTTTGCGCCGTACAGAAGACAATGAAGCCTTGTGGCAAGGTCTGGTTGATGGAACCGTTGATTTCATGGCCACTGACCATGCACCTTATGAGATCGCCACTGAAAAGGATGCTCCAGGAATGGATGTCTGGACCTCTTTTCCAGGGATACCAGGTGTTGAAACATTGGTTCCAATCATGATCAGCGAAGGCTTTAATAAAGGCAGATTAAGCCTTTCACGGCTGGTAGAGGTGCTGTGCACCAATCCGGCAGTTCATTATGGTCTGTACCCCAAAAAAGGGGCTATCGAAATTGGAGCAGACGCCGATTTTACAATCGTAGATTTGGAGAAGGAATGGACGCTTGATAAGGACAAAATGCACTGTAAACCGAAATATACTCCTTTTCACGGCATGAAGCTTAAAGGTAAAGTTGACAAGACGATTGTCAGAGGCACGTTGGTTTATGATGATGAACTGGGTGTGGTAGGTAAACCTGGATACGGTGAGTTCGTGAAACGCCAGACCATTAGTGAACTTCCGCGCTTGTTAAAATATTAA
- a CDS encoding cysteine hydrolase gives MGKHAVVIIDMLNDFISPEGALCCPNGEKIVPALQELIEFSRENDIQIIFVQEAHRKNDADFRVRPIHAIKGTWGSDFIPSLTPQIDKGDYIVQKRRHSAFSYTDMDLFLREEGIDTVVVTGVWTNVCVRSTASDAMYHTYKVMCISDCCASKDEDMHVSGLRDIGIFGEVLTLEEYKARNTVVRG, from the coding sequence ATGGGCAAACACGCCGTAGTTATTATTGATATGTTAAATGATTTTATCAGCCCGGAAGGTGCACTCTGTTGCCCAAATGGCGAGAAGATTGTGCCGGCGCTGCAGGAATTAATCGAATTCAGCCGTGAGAATGATATCCAGATCATCTTTGTACAGGAAGCTCATCGAAAGAACGATGCGGATTTCAGAGTAAGACCGATTCATGCGATCAAAGGAACCTGGGGTTCCGACTTCATACCGAGTCTGACTCCGCAGATCGACAAAGGCGATTATATTGTGCAAAAAAGACGACATAGCGCCTTTAGCTACACGGATATGGACCTATTCCTTCGTGAAGAGGGCATTGATACTGTAGTAGTTACTGGCGTATGGACAAATGTATGCGTCCGGTCTACAGCATCAGACGCGATGTATCATACGTATAAGGTGATGTGTATCAGCGACTGCTGCGCTTCAAAGGATGAAGATATGCATGTATCTGGCCTGCGGGATATCGGTATATTTGGAGAAGTCCTAACACT